The sequence below is a genomic window from Nitrosomonas sp..
GTATCTTATTTGGGCAATGATTTTCGTAAAAACTTTCTGGTTATTTCGCCATTCCTTTTCTTTGTAATTGGATTGCTTATTATGCAGAGCAATTTAAAAAGAAAATTATCGTCATTGGGGCGTTATGTCACCAAACTGAGTAAAGCGCAATTCATCGATACACTATGGGCTGTGGTGGTGACACTATTAATGGCGCTTGCCTGGCCACTATTTATTTATTTGATCGCCTGGCGTATCCAGCATATTGAAAGCGACTCAGCATTCATACTCGCGCTGGGATGCGGGCTTTCTGCTTTGGCCTATTTGTTGTTTTCCGGTTTGTTGCTGCGCCACTTATGCCGAAAAGAAGGACTTGGAGAACTGCATTTTCGCTGGAAGCCTGAAAACATGGCATTGATCAGGAAACAACTTGCCTGGTACCTGTCTGTCACATTGCCTTTAGTCCTTATTTTTGTTATGACCCTGGAGCAACCTACTGAGGCACATCATGATTCCCTGGGACGTCTGGTTTTTTTCATATTAATGGCTGCGACAACGCTGTTGGTTTATCGTTTGCTGCATCCAGCAAGCGGTTTACCTAATAATTATCTGGAAAAACATACCGAGGGCTGGATCAGCCGTCTAGCAAATCTATGGTTCCCAATTCTCACGATAACGCCAATCTGTCTGGCCATTACAGTGGCCATTGGTTATATGTATACCGCCGGACAGCTGTCATTACTGATCATCAACTCATTAATGCTGGTTTTTGCGGTGATTATTGCAAGAGCGCTCTTCATTCGCTGGTTAAACATTGAGCAGCGCAAACTGGCAATTGAACAATGGCGCAAAAGATTAGCAGCACAGGACGATGAAAAGGGCAAAACAGCTGATGCAGGAGAACAAATCAGTGTCGAAGAAGACGAACTGGATGTCGAAACCATCAGCACCCAAACCATGAAGCTTCTGAATACAGCGCTCTGGTTTACAATAGTCATCGGGCTTGCATTAATATGGGCGCAGGTTTTACCGGCGTTTAACATGCTCAACGATGTCGTGTTATGGAACACGACAGTAACCAGTACCGAAGGCGGTAGTGAAACGACAAGTTTGGCCCCGATCACTTTGGCTAGCCTGTTACTGGCGATAGTTATTTTTATGATGACTTTTTTTGTTAGTAACAATATTCCGGGCTTGCTTGAAATTGCTATTTTACAGCGATTGCCTTTTACACCGAGCGGTCGTTATGCCATTGCTTCTATCGCGCGTTACTTCATCATTATTGTCGGTTTTGCCATGACATTCAGTGCGCTGGGAATTGGCTGGTCAAAAGTGCAGTGGCTTGCGGCCGCCGTAACTGTTGGGCTTGGTTTTGGATTGCAGGAGATTTTTGCAAATTTTGTATCCGGGTTGATCATACTGTTTGAGCGGCCGGTTCGAGTTGGTGATGTGGTAACACTGGGTAATATCAGCGGTAAAGTCTCTCGCATCCAGATGCGTGCAACAACGATTATCGATTGGGACAGAAAAGAACTCATTATCCCCAACAAGGAATTTGTCACCGGTCAGGTCATCAACTGGTCGTTGTCGGACTCAATTTTACGTATTGTCATTCCTGTCGGTATTGCGTATGGATCCGATACAAAGCTTGCCAACGATATTCTGTTGTCGATTGCGCATAATCATCGCAATGTGCTCGTTGAGCCCGAACCCAGTGCACGTTTTGTCGCTTTTGGCGACAGTTCGCTGAATTTTGAACTCAGAATCTACATTCCTGATCCTGATTTGTTTCTGGAAACGCGGCACGACTTGCTTATGGAAATCGACCAGCGCTTTCGTGAAGCAAAAATCGAAATTGCCTTTCCGCATCAGGATATTCATATTAGAAGCCTGCCCGACCAAATTTCCATTGTTTCAAGATCGGAGACCATGGGTCAGTCAAATGGACAGACAATCTAATTGCCCACTATACGCATACCTGATTACATAGGATCAGCATGACAACAGAAAATTGTCCAATCCGTCTGGTGATTCACGGAGGAGCCGGTGCAATCCGGCGCGACAGGCTGAAGCCGGAACGCGAGCGGATGTTCATACAGATACTGTCACAATCGCTGCGTGAGGGATATGCCGTACTTGCTGCTGGTGGAAGCAGTGTCGATGCCGTAATCGCCGCGATAGTGGTAATGGAAGATTCACCTGTTTTCAATGCAGGCAAGGGTGCGGTATTCAGTCATGAGGGACATAATGAACTCGATGCATCGATCATGGATGGTTACACGCGAATGGCTGGTGCGGTTGCTGCGGTCAAAACGATCCGTAACCCGATCCGTGCGGCGCATGCAGTAATGACGAAAAGTCCGCATGTGTTGCTAATCGCTCAGGGTGCGGAAACCTTCGCGGCTGAACAAAGCCTGGAGATTGTCGACGCATCGTTTTTTTACACGCAACACCGCTGGGATCAGTTACAAAAAGCCATTGCCAAGAAACAGATCGTACTCGACCATGATTTGGTAGCCGATTCCTTGACTGACAATAACGAAAAACATGGCACCGTAGGCGCTGTTGCACTTGATCGCTATGGCAATCTTGCCGCCGGTACATCGACGGGCGGCCTGACTAACAAACGCTTTGGCCGTGTTGGCGACACGCCCATTATCGGTGCCGGAACTTATGCAGATAATCAATCGATAGCTGTATCCGCAACCGGTACCGGCGAAATGTTCATCCGCACTGCGGCAGCATTCAATACAGCGGCACAGGTAAAGCTGCAACACAAATCGATTGTCACGGCTGCTGACAATACACTGGCGGAAATCTCGGCTATTGGCGGTGAAGGTGGATTAATCGTACTGGATGCAAACGGTAACACCGCCATGCAGTTTAATACCCGCGGCATGTATCGTGGGATGATCAGCAACGACGGGATTGCACGCGTTGGTATTTTTGCCGACACTGAATTGTTGGTTGTGTCCTGAACGGTAGGCAGGGGCTTCCTTCAAATCCTGAAAGGATGGTTTCTTTGTTCAATGTAAATTTCAAAAGGGGAATAACTTGCAGAAATAACGTTTGGGGATATGGGGTACATAATGCCCCGACCGGTTATAGGCCCAGTTCCTGAGTTATGACCGATGATGCGGTCATGGGTAAAATTAATGTGTCAAGCGCAAAACTTGCGGGTAAATCGAGAAGCGGATACTTGGGCGGTGCAATCTTAAACTTTTTTTGCGCATAGCGGTTGCCCGTTATCGTGTGAATGTTAAGCCGGGTACCGCTGTAAACTCTCGGACTCGAGGTGCCATGTTTGGCGACAGAAATCGTCTGATAGGTTGCGCAACCGGTAGATAATACAATAACAGCACCGCTAAGAATAGCGACCACAAGAATTTTGAAAGATTTCATTTTAGAGTTCCCGGCGTGTGGGCTGGCAACTTAATGCCGTCTATAAAAATTATTCCTTACGCAATACATTGACTTCCTCAATACGTTCATGTTCATCATAGCTGACATGAAACGCCATTTCAGTGCCATCAAAATACAATTCAGTCGGTGTGCCGATGATCTCCCAGAGGCCCAGCGTAAAAACATCCGCTGCAGCGTGAAAAAGGACTCTCCCTGATTTTGCTACCTTGCTGTAACCCTGAACGAAAATAAATATTTCGATTTTTTTTCCTTCATTTTTTTCGCTGATAAAAGGCGGTCCGAACTCGGCGAGTATTTCATTTCTGGGCGTTCCAACCGCAAATAATGCAACATTTTTTGCGGGCGGCTGTTGCGCGGCGAGGAATACGGAACAACCGGATACAGGCAAAATCAACACGGTTATAAGTATGGCCGAATATAGCCATCGCTTCATGGTATTCATGAAAGAATATTCCTGAGGCTTGGTATGGAGGCAAAATGGCGCACACGATCACTC
It includes:
- a CDS encoding mechanosensitive ion channel translates to MKVNLITLLRPNKAPTNRVFFLWVTLLILFVFFFGFYNPVLAAKKENSFHEIETALKENRNKFSITLLDIEERIATLKKIEQLDPQQQSELSSLSQAHDFLHKSIDSADRALKYVESSQNAPQQLKIIERKLDTPLQQEELKAENIDLKKPLEKLEEQFDTVRSAQTDAQKARTEIEQEITRRTERQPKIAEDIEFTRKRIDELKQKASTVSELTDDSNIEAQKIAQNAEINYLTQLLQELKLEDRSYNQQRELLRAQRHAAERDLLIAERNYNIFEEIINQLRAEAAAHAKQAADTASQAADTAHPLVRAIIDENSFLAAELEKITVSSAALSEEKKQLDQAFTRTQRNYDRIREKIAQIGLTNAIGLKLRNDRKQLPDIGLHEKKIEIRNLEINQVQLRRIELEDRLLELVDINQDAIRLIDDANIKLTGDALNKLQAAVYQALYKQKEDYLDELINAYDVYFENKLYPTLEKELKFIALIKDYKEFIDTRILWIQSAPVIQLHDIQRLGAAVAWLLDPQSWIQTVSYLGNDFRKNFLVISPFLFFVIGLLIMQSNLKRKLSSLGRYVTKLSKAQFIDTLWAVVVTLLMALAWPLFIYLIAWRIQHIESDSAFILALGCGLSALAYLLFSGLLLRHLCRKEGLGELHFRWKPENMALIRKQLAWYLSVTLPLVLIFVMTLEQPTEAHHDSLGRLVFFILMAATTLLVYRLLHPASGLPNNYLEKHTEGWISRLANLWFPILTITPICLAITVAIGYMYTAGQLSLLIINSLMLVFAVIIARALFIRWLNIEQRKLAIEQWRKRLAAQDDEKGKTADAGEQISVEEDELDVETISTQTMKLLNTALWFTIVIGLALIWAQVLPAFNMLNDVVLWNTTVTSTEGGSETTSLAPITLASLLLAIVIFMMTFFVSNNIPGLLEIAILQRLPFTPSGRYAIASIARYFIIIVGFAMTFSALGIGWSKVQWLAAAVTVGLGFGLQEIFANFVSGLIILFERPVRVGDVVTLGNISGKVSRIQMRATTIIDWDRKELIIPNKEFVTGQVINWSLSDSILRIVIPVGIAYGSDTKLANDILLSIAHNHRNVLVEPEPSARFVAFGDSSLNFELRIYIPDPDLFLETRHDLLMEIDQRFREAKIEIAFPHQDIHIRSLPDQISIVSRSETMGQSNGQTI
- a CDS encoding isoaspartyl peptidase/L-asparaginase; the encoded protein is MTTENCPIRLVIHGGAGAIRRDRLKPERERMFIQILSQSLREGYAVLAAGGSSVDAVIAAIVVMEDSPVFNAGKGAVFSHEGHNELDASIMDGYTRMAGAVAAVKTIRNPIRAAHAVMTKSPHVLLIAQGAETFAAEQSLEIVDASFFYTQHRWDQLQKAIAKKQIVLDHDLVADSLTDNNEKHGTVGAVALDRYGNLAAGTSTGGLTNKRFGRVGDTPIIGAGTYADNQSIAVSATGTGEMFIRTAAAFNTAAQVKLQHKSIVTAADNTLAEISAIGGEGGLIVLDANGNTAMQFNTRGMYRGMISNDGIARVGIFADTELLVVS
- a CDS encoding YceK/YidQ family lipoprotein; translation: MKSFKILVVAILSGAVIVLSTGCATYQTISVAKHGTSSPRVYSGTRLNIHTITGNRYAQKKFKIAPPKYPLLDLPASFALDTLILPMTASSVITQELGL